The proteins below come from a single Streptomyces sp. B3I8 genomic window:
- the ligD gene encoding non-homologous end-joining DNA ligase gives MSAGRSVRAGRRTLEIHRPDKVLFAPRDGGDGNGDGEGGGEGDGPEYTKADLVEYYRSVAPYLLPQLRDRPLMLERYPDGVGGPRFMQKNVSAHYPDWIARVEVAKEGGTVRHPVCQDTATLVYLADQASLTLHRWLSRTGHLDRPDRLVFDLDPSGEDDFPLCRKAAHHLGELLDALGLPSVLMTTGSRGLHVVVPLNGRHGYDEVRAFARDVADTLAAAHPDRLTTAARKKDRGDRLYLDVQRNAYAQTAVAPWSVRARPGAPVAAPLAWDQLDDPGLHARRWTLADAADQARTDPWGDLLRTGRALGPARRRLDALR, from the coding sequence ATGAGCGCCGGGAGGAGCGTACGGGCGGGTCGGCGCACCCTGGAGATCCACCGGCCGGACAAGGTGCTCTTCGCGCCGCGGGACGGCGGGGACGGGAACGGGGACGGAGAAGGGGGCGGGGAAGGGGACGGCCCGGAGTACACCAAGGCCGATCTGGTGGAGTACTACCGGTCCGTCGCCCCGTACCTCCTGCCGCAACTGCGCGACCGGCCACTGATGCTGGAGCGGTACCCGGACGGTGTCGGCGGGCCGCGCTTCATGCAGAAGAACGTCTCCGCGCACTACCCCGACTGGATCGCGCGGGTCGAGGTGGCCAAGGAGGGCGGCACGGTCCGCCACCCGGTCTGCCAGGACACCGCCACCCTGGTCTACCTCGCCGACCAGGCGAGCCTCACCCTGCACCGCTGGCTCTCCCGGACCGGGCACCTCGACCGCCCCGACCGGCTGGTCTTCGACCTGGACCCGTCGGGGGAGGACGATTTCCCCCTGTGCCGGAAGGCGGCCCACCACCTCGGGGAGCTGCTCGACGCCCTCGGGCTGCCCTCCGTGCTGATGACCACCGGCTCCAGGGGCCTGCACGTCGTCGTCCCGCTCAACGGACGGCACGGCTACGACGAGGTACGCGCGTTCGCCCGCGACGTCGCCGACACACTGGCCGCCGCCCACCCCGACCGGCTCACCACGGCCGCCCGCAAGAAGGACCGCGGTGACCGGCTCTACCTCGACGTGCAGCGCAACGCCTACGCGCAGACCGCCGTCGCCCCGTGGAGCGTCCGCGCCCGGCCCGGCGCCCCCGTCGCCGCGCCCCTGGCCTGGGACCAGCTCGACGACCCCGGCCTGCACGCCCGCCGCTGGACCCTGGCCGACGCCGCCGACCAGGCCCGTACCGACCCCTGGGGCGATCTGCTGCGCACCGGGCGCGCCCTCGGCCCGGCCCGCCGCCGGCTCGACGCCCTTCGCTGA